From the Thermovirga lienii DSM 17291 genome, one window contains:
- a CDS encoding hypothetical protein (KEGG: dak:DaAHT2_0192 hypothetical protein~SPTR: Putative uncharacterized protein), with the protein MSKFNMPHEDHENHLCYLHNLGLLEANLDHYKGLVKDAQYICKRCGRAAKRAENLCEPEKL; encoded by the coding sequence ATGTCAAAGTTCAATATGCCTCATGAGGATCACGAAAATCACTTGTGCTATCTCCATAATTTAGGCCTACTGGAGGCTAACCTAGACCACTACAAGGGGTTGGTAAAGGACGCTCAGTATATATGCAAAAGATGCGGCCGTGCGGCAAAAAGAGCAGAAAACCTATGCGAACCAGAGAAACTTTAA
- a CDS encoding hypothetical protein (KEGG: pfh:PFHG_00849 conserved hypothetical protein~SPTR: Putative uncharacterized protein): MIRVIVFFLVFLNLFCVSQAPSWGLGKPGNMIQVPIEESLVKMRTVQFEDVKKSFLSRFGGDPSRWPEPFKKIHEIGVKWSLRAMKSRYYKNVLNDEIKEKMLLQINNPAEYWARNIYNGWDYGEWFDASHLTVEGLPVFLLERYMEDIFPLAWIDIKGSLRTKEYMLKLKDSQFRPSNTYDKKVALQRREDVFTYNEKIIETAKRYEREMDLPFLMVLSRFVDTNWPGDASVEKKLETHKREVEKIASKALQERKAIFLKAFLDRLPVMSYSWMDEPYTEVQLHVDPRGEDKTFEFVGSIVNIYGAPDKVRSEDEKVPFEERKAFGVKWEYSVHGFQIEEGAEVFEASGKDGIFLRTDNGKEVCFVAIPGRSSLVGTYKVTIIFPEVTIPKEIRKEICDQFFEAFVSASEVFFKGSTKQVGDGSVSKEGKEKRELLISCSLREGESGALNLNSETFVIINILVKEKDKPVPNARVAVRKPKIGEVWSSNAIAANEETLYITTDPLGRSSIIFTPPKAEELEVNDPGVNEVSILLEEEETEAVKEIKIKLELPSVLRARVENQFLPKGRAFYNRIYFSVDGGSKGPKEGICKVALRATSGNGLFSLSSEGPWVKDRISLEVQYGKEYVVLYKCNYDEELKSPFEENVIVEVPEMNLYDMQTFKVGAEPNIGRVEIAGSENPIPGAYVPLKLILEDNADGQGYLDSLLKSYRLKPVLEIEPVEFEPIPSENPKNERILNGLLDRASGVVVENSEWSFDPTDFTLVRQGDSQWVLVKRDMYSKDMQEKMDANVFPGFTPLSWGNYKFRITLHFEDEDNKYDELMSTYEERVSVHPQLEDQEDKLSLLPLLVFFRAVCPREYMLEPSYDIELAFREGKIEEGAFLLGKAFSELFSVPEELSPSAEAKLKRLKTLAAAAEGKPFEEISDLEIIRSLRSFKESFLATVGGLYAEELLKDAGGAGQVPSSLEQLSNAQIKILKIIQAFLDGFGDYGFVVVFCDSVEELTLYDKETGKRLKPIKGEIFTIKSENEDRLWVGRGVFLVPLRLGENLVMDVRSPKDSVLAMKILPNGINMRRFCVGKSRERVNIYGDVVLP, encoded by the coding sequence TTGATAAGGGTAATAGTTTTTTTCTTGGTATTTCTGAACCTTTTTTGTGTGTCCCAGGCCCCTTCATGGGGTTTGGGTAAACCTGGGAACATGATTCAAGTACCCATTGAAGAGAGCTTGGTCAAAATGAGGACCGTTCAATTTGAAGACGTAAAAAAGTCTTTTTTGAGCCGTTTTGGAGGGGATCCCAGCAGATGGCCTGAACCTTTCAAGAAGATTCACGAAATAGGTGTAAAGTGGTCTTTGAGGGCAATGAAAAGTAGATATTACAAAAATGTTTTAAATGATGAGATCAAAGAAAAGATGCTTCTTCAGATAAACAATCCTGCAGAGTATTGGGCCAGAAATATATATAACGGTTGGGACTACGGTGAGTGGTTCGATGCCTCCCACCTGACGGTGGAGGGCTTGCCTGTTTTTCTTTTGGAGCGCTACATGGAGGATATATTCCCTTTGGCATGGATAGATATAAAAGGTTCTTTGAGAACGAAGGAATATATGCTTAAGCTGAAGGACTCTCAATTTAGGCCCTCCAACACTTACGACAAGAAGGTTGCGTTGCAGAGGAGGGAAGACGTTTTTACTTATAATGAAAAAATAATAGAGACGGCCAAACGTTACGAGAGGGAAATGGACCTACCTTTTCTTATGGTGCTGTCAAGATTTGTCGATACCAATTGGCCAGGAGACGCGAGCGTGGAAAAAAAACTGGAGACCCATAAAAGGGAAGTGGAAAAAATAGCATCCAAAGCTCTTCAGGAAAGGAAGGCTATCTTTTTGAAAGCCTTCCTCGATCGTCTTCCAGTCATGAGCTATTCCTGGATGGATGAACCTTATACCGAGGTACAACTACACGTTGATCCGAGAGGAGAAGACAAGACCTTTGAGTTTGTGGGCAGCATTGTAAATATATACGGCGCTCCGGATAAGGTAAGGAGCGAAGATGAAAAAGTCCCTTTCGAAGAGAGAAAGGCTTTCGGTGTAAAGTGGGAGTATTCCGTCCATGGTTTTCAAATTGAGGAAGGTGCAGAAGTTTTTGAAGCTAGCGGTAAAGATGGGATTTTTTTAAGAACCGATAATGGGAAGGAAGTTTGTTTCGTTGCGATTCCCGGGCGATCTTCTCTTGTTGGGACCTACAAGGTAACCATAATCTTTCCTGAAGTGACCATACCCAAGGAGATAAGGAAGGAAATATGCGACCAGTTTTTCGAAGCCTTCGTTTCAGCCTCCGAAGTTTTCTTTAAAGGGAGCACAAAGCAGGTGGGCGATGGTAGTGTTTCCAAGGAAGGAAAAGAAAAAAGGGAGTTGTTAATATCTTGCAGCTTGAGGGAAGGTGAGAGTGGAGCTTTAAATCTGAACAGTGAAACCTTTGTGATCATAAACATTCTGGTTAAAGAAAAAGATAAACCCGTTCCCAACGCTAGAGTCGCTGTAAGGAAACCCAAAATAGGAGAAGTTTGGTCTTCCAATGCTATTGCTGCCAATGAAGAGACCCTTTACATAACTACTGACCCACTAGGCAGAAGTTCCATTATCTTTACTCCGCCGAAAGCAGAAGAGTTGGAAGTTAATGATCCTGGCGTCAATGAGGTGAGCATTTTATTGGAGGAAGAGGAGACTGAAGCAGTAAAGGAAATAAAGATCAAGCTTGAGCTTCCATCGGTGCTTAGGGCGAGGGTTGAGAACCAATTTCTTCCGAAAGGCAGGGCTTTTTACAATAGGATTTATTTTAGCGTAGATGGAGGAAGTAAGGGGCCTAAGGAAGGCATTTGCAAGGTTGCTTTGCGGGCCACGAGCGGGAATGGTTTGTTCTCCCTTTCTTCTGAAGGACCATGGGTAAAGGATCGTATATCCCTAGAGGTCCAATATGGCAAAGAGTATGTAGTTCTTTATAAGTGTAACTATGACGAAGAATTGAAATCTCCTTTTGAGGAAAACGTCATAGTTGAGGTTCCTGAAATGAATTTGTACGACATGCAAACTTTTAAAGTTGGGGCTGAGCCCAATATTGGGCGCGTGGAGATTGCTGGAAGTGAAAATCCTATTCCAGGGGCCTACGTACCTTTGAAACTGATCCTCGAGGATAATGCGGATGGGCAGGGGTATTTGGATTCCTTATTGAAGTCCTACAGATTGAAACCGGTTTTGGAGATAGAACCTGTAGAGTTTGAGCCTATTCCTTCAGAAAACCCCAAAAATGAAAGGATATTGAATGGGCTTTTGGATAGGGCTAGTGGAGTTGTGGTTGAAAATAGTGAATGGAGTTTTGACCCCACAGATTTTACTCTGGTAAGACAAGGGGACTCTCAATGGGTGCTGGTGAAAAGGGACATGTATTCCAAGGATATGCAAGAGAAAATGGATGCCAATGTTTTCCCGGGTTTTACCCCCTTGAGTTGGGGTAATTACAAGTTTCGCATAACACTTCATTTTGAGGACGAAGACAACAAATATGATGAGTTAATGAGCACCTACGAAGAAAGGGTTTCTGTCCATCCTCAGTTGGAGGATCAAGAGGATAAGCTTTCCCTTCTTCCCCTTTTAGTGTTCTTCAGAGCAGTTTGTCCAAGAGAATACATGTTGGAGCCATCTTATGACATAGAGCTTGCTTTTAGAGAGGGCAAAATAGAGGAGGGGGCTTTTCTCTTGGGGAAGGCTTTTTCGGAGTTGTTTTCTGTGCCGGAGGAATTATCGCCTTCGGCAGAGGCCAAATTGAAGAGGTTGAAAACTTTAGCCGCTGCAGCGGAGGGGAAGCCCTTTGAAGAGATCTCGGATTTGGAGATTATAAGGTCATTACGGTCGTTCAAGGAGAGCTTCCTTGCCACTGTGGGCGGGTTGTACGCTGAAGAGCTGTTGAAAGATGCTGGAGGAGCGGGGCAAGTTCCCTCCTCTCTGGAACAATTGAGCAATGCTCAAATAAAAATTCTAAAGATAATACAGGCTTTTTTGGATGGCTTCGGGGATTATGGATTTGTAGTTGTTTTTTGCGATAGCGTAGAAGAGTTGACGCTCTACGATAAAGAAACTGGCAAGAGATTGAAGCCAATAAAGGGAGAGATCTTCACGATCAAGAGTGAGAACGAAGACAGATTATGGGTGGGTAGGGGGGTGTTTTTGGTACCCCTTAGGTTGGGTGAAAACCTTGTGATGGACGTTCGAAGCCCCAAGGACTCAGTTTTGGCCATGAAGATTCTTCCTAACGGTATAAACATGAGGAGGTTCTGTGTGGGAAAGTCCAGGGAGAGAGTGAACATATACGGAGATGTGGTCCTTCCTTGA
- a CDS encoding FAD linked oxidase domain protein (PFAM: FAD binding domain; FAD linked oxidases, C-terminal domain~TIGRFAM: glycolate oxidase, subunit GlcD~COGs: COG0277 FAD/FMN-containing dehydrogenase~InterPro IPR016166: IPR006094: IPR004113~KEGG: kol:Kole_2000 FAD linked oxidase domain protein~PFAM: FAD linked oxidase domain protein~SPTR: FAD linked oxidase domain protein) — translation MTAFMPVTDKVIEDLCAIVGPHNVSVDEEKRLAYSRDEVGVQFWDRQYCADVVVFPESTEHVSRIMAYANDKVIPVTPRGAGTGLSGGAVPAFGGIIMSFEKMNRILELDLENLTVTVEPGVVTSEIQSVAMKHSLQYAGDPCSGDASFIGGNVAENAGGNKVIKYGTTGANVLGLEVVLPSGEITWFGGKRRKDVTGLDLVHLMVGSEGTLGVVTKIILKLVPLQERIVDLLVPFEKVEDAISFVPKVITEAKIVPVALEFMDRRALKIVSRYLGSSLPFDDAGAHLIIQLEGNDPEVLADEYEKVGDMCLESGALEVFVADNRNFREKLWKARKGIAEAVMAFYTKYAKEDISVPIKEVPALIKAVDEVCRKWDLEAANYGHAGDGNVHINLLAGEDRVDWHEAIEGARIDLYEVTKKLGGTLSGEHGIGLKRKKYIGMFLDEAQIRLIKGIKQVFDPKGILNPGKLVE, via the coding sequence GTGACTGCTTTCATGCCTGTAACCGACAAAGTAATAGAGGACCTCTGCGCAATAGTGGGACCTCATAACGTATCCGTAGATGAGGAAAAAAGGCTCGCATATTCCAGGGACGAAGTGGGAGTGCAGTTTTGGGACCGCCAGTACTGTGCAGACGTTGTGGTATTCCCTGAGAGCACAGAACATGTCTCCAGAATCATGGCATATGCGAACGATAAAGTTATTCCTGTGACTCCGAGGGGGGCAGGCACAGGCCTTTCTGGAGGGGCAGTTCCCGCTTTTGGTGGGATAATTATGTCCTTTGAGAAGATGAACCGCATTTTGGAGTTGGACCTGGAGAACCTTACAGTTACAGTTGAACCTGGAGTCGTTACCTCGGAGATACAGTCGGTGGCGATGAAGCATTCCCTTCAGTACGCAGGGGACCCATGCAGTGGAGACGCATCCTTCATAGGAGGCAACGTGGCCGAGAACGCCGGAGGCAACAAGGTCATAAAATATGGAACCACTGGGGCGAACGTTTTGGGCCTTGAAGTAGTCTTGCCCTCTGGGGAGATCACTTGGTTTGGAGGAAAAAGGCGCAAGGACGTTACCGGTTTGGACCTGGTCCATCTTATGGTTGGTTCGGAAGGAACTTTGGGTGTGGTGACCAAGATTATCCTCAAATTGGTTCCCCTTCAGGAGCGGATAGTGGATCTTTTGGTTCCGTTCGAAAAGGTAGAAGATGCCATATCCTTTGTTCCCAAGGTCATAACTGAGGCGAAGATAGTTCCAGTAGCATTGGAGTTCATGGATAGAAGGGCGCTCAAGATAGTTTCCCGATATCTTGGAAGTTCATTGCCTTTCGATGATGCTGGAGCCCATTTGATAATACAATTGGAAGGGAACGATCCCGAAGTATTGGCCGATGAGTATGAAAAGGTTGGGGACATGTGCCTGGAAAGTGGTGCTCTTGAAGTCTTCGTTGCCGACAATCGCAACTTTAGAGAAAAACTCTGGAAGGCCAGAAAAGGTATAGCGGAAGCCGTCATGGCCTTCTATACCAAGTATGCAAAAGAGGATATCTCTGTGCCCATAAAGGAAGTTCCTGCACTTATAAAGGCGGTCGACGAGGTCTGCAGAAAGTGGGACCTGGAGGCAGCAAATTATGGTCACGCAGGGGATGGGAACGTGCATATTAACCTCTTGGCAGGAGAGGACCGAGTAGATTGGCATGAGGCCATAGAGGGAGCAAGAATAGACCTCTACGAAGTTACGAAGAAACTGGGAGGTACCCTGTCAGGGGAACATGGAATAGGGTTAAAACGCAAAAAGTACATTGGTATGTTCCTTGATGAAGCTCAGATAAGGTTGATAAAGGGTATAAAGCAGGTCTTCGATCCTAAAGGGATATTGAACCCTGGCAAATTGGTGGAGTAG
- a CDS encoding hypothetical protein (KEGG: lbf:LBF_1225 peptidase inhibitor-like protein~SPTR: Putative uncharacterized protein), with protein sequence MARKTYMLIILLFVICLGAFSFFWSRIETKVEAIQIVKEHYLPKERLESFVSRVSKEGKFKLIGWDIKPTEEKHTFVVSYTLNRLDKEGFKTGPVEGYWFEVNTQKGTCKQIFPEGTLTPSE encoded by the coding sequence ATGGCGCGCAAAACCTATATGTTGATAATTTTACTTTTCGTAATTTGTCTTGGAGCCTTTTCCTTCTTCTGGTCCCGCATTGAGACCAAAGTCGAGGCTATACAGATAGTGAAGGAACATTACCTCCCAAAGGAACGCCTGGAGAGTTTCGTCTCAAGGGTAAGCAAAGAAGGAAAGTTTAAGCTCATAGGCTGGGACATAAAACCGACAGAAGAAAAACACACCTTCGTCGTCAGCTACACTCTAAACCGCCTGGATAAAGAGGGCTTCAAGACTGGGCCCGTTGAAGGATACTGGTTTGAAGTAAACACTCAAAAGGGAACATGTAAACAAATTTTCCCGGAAGGTACTTTAACTCCTTCGGAATAA
- a CDS encoding electron transfer flavoprotein alpha subunit apoprotein (PFAM: Electron transfer flavoprotein domain; Electron transfer flavoprotein FAD-binding domain~COGs: COG2025 Electron transfer flavoprotein alpha subunit~InterPro IPR014730: IPR014731: IPR001308~KEGG: drm:Dred_0368 electron transfer flavoprotein, alpha subunit~PFAM: Electron transfer flavoprotein alpha subunit ; Electron transfer flavoprotein alpha/beta-subunit~SPTR: Electron transfer flavoprotein, alpha subunit), whose product MQRSNRSGEILVIGEIREGTLHSATVELTAKARELADRLGTKVTTLLMYDRVDMNVEDLAWWGADVVLCVVGEPFRYFNQEVYTNVISYLIKGRNPQIVLAPATTSGRTYMPAVAAKVHTGLTADCTGLDIDADTGLLLQTRPAIGGNIMATIQTPNHLPQMATVRPRTFPVPKPNRGRKARVEHPDLPGEVFTSSIEVLGKEHQEGMDVNIQDLDVVVSGGKGLKKAENFNLLRELASLLGGGVGASRAAVDNKWISYPHQVGLSGKVVSPKVYFAVGISGSVQHLAGMQTADFVVAINKDPEAPIFRVADIALCGDLFDIVPRIIEKIKEQRGKE is encoded by the coding sequence ATGCAGAGAAGTAATCGTTCTGGTGAGATTCTAGTTATAGGAGAGATAAGGGAAGGGACCCTTCATTCTGCGACGGTAGAGCTTACGGCCAAGGCCAGGGAGCTGGCAGACAGATTAGGAACAAAGGTCACGACTCTACTGATGTACGACCGCGTTGACATGAACGTGGAAGACCTTGCATGGTGGGGAGCCGATGTGGTTTTGTGCGTCGTAGGGGAGCCGTTTAGGTACTTCAATCAAGAGGTATATACGAATGTCATAAGCTACTTGATAAAGGGAAGGAACCCCCAGATAGTTTTGGCCCCAGCGACTACTTCAGGAAGAACATACATGCCTGCGGTGGCGGCCAAAGTTCATACAGGCCTCACAGCAGACTGCACGGGTCTGGATATAGATGCTGATACTGGCCTTCTCTTGCAGACTAGGCCAGCAATTGGAGGCAACATAATGGCCACCATCCAAACGCCCAACCACTTGCCTCAGATGGCGACGGTAAGACCCAGGACCTTCCCTGTCCCCAAGCCCAACAGAGGACGCAAAGCCCGAGTTGAGCATCCAGACCTTCCTGGAGAAGTTTTCACAAGCTCCATTGAGGTCTTGGGCAAGGAACACCAGGAGGGAATGGATGTCAATATTCAAGACCTTGATGTCGTAGTCTCTGGTGGTAAGGGGCTTAAGAAGGCTGAGAATTTCAACCTATTGAGGGAGTTGGCGTCCCTTCTTGGTGGAGGCGTCGGTGCTAGCAGGGCTGCAGTAGATAACAAGTGGATAAGCTATCCTCATCAGGTTGGTCTGAGCGGTAAGGTGGTCTCTCCTAAGGTTTATTTTGCGGTGGGGATCTCCGGGTCGGTTCAGCACCTTGCAGGAATGCAGACAGCGGATTTCGTGGTGGCCATAAATAAAGATCCCGAGGCTCCTATATTCAGAGTTGCAGACATTGCCCTTTGTGGAGACCTTTTCGATATAGTCCCCAGGATAATAGAGAAGATAAAAGAGCAAAGGGGGAAAGAGTAG
- a CDS encoding peptidase M20 (COGs: COG1473 Metal-dependent amidase/aminoacylase/carboxypeptidase~InterPro IPR002933~KEGG: tai:Taci_0160 amidohydrolase~PFAM: peptidase M20~SPTR: Amidohydrolase) translates to MIRTEEILTLSARLSGIFWKLCNTLADAPEISSQEYNASNLHAETLKQFGFTIEKPFADSETAFRATYGQGRLNFAFLVEYDALEGIGHGCGHNLSGAMTSLAAVLLSFLSSSLPPFRITVFGTPSEEKGNFKAHLVTEGHFSETNLALMSHATSGKSRAHFRSLAMSTRDFSFVEGKKKPIWGQIKGPNPLGAMGDLITTLEKLQEHGPLANGVILKCGKDPLETLSETTARFAFCSTKKIKIDDFLEELYQAAYQIAEKRNLIFVHKITERDIWEFFPNKPAEDALFEVMTSLQMDPEKFPPGEFDGASDVGNVSQVCPTVHPLISISGGKIKRHTPEFAAATKTKEARSALVKGAAALALLVVRFLSDEALQRKIKEHFTKERKL, encoded by the coding sequence ATGATTAGGACTGAAGAAATACTTACGTTAAGCGCTAGGCTCTCAGGTATCTTTTGGAAGCTCTGCAACACCTTGGCTGACGCTCCAGAAATTTCATCACAAGAGTACAATGCTTCTAACTTGCACGCAGAAACCCTAAAGCAATTTGGTTTCACTATAGAAAAACCCTTCGCTGACTCAGAAACAGCCTTCAGGGCGACTTATGGCCAAGGAAGGTTGAATTTTGCCTTCTTGGTGGAATATGACGCTCTTGAGGGGATAGGCCACGGATGTGGGCATAACCTCAGCGGCGCCATGACCAGTCTTGCAGCTGTATTGCTGTCTTTTCTTTCTTCCAGCCTTCCTCCTTTTCGGATCACAGTGTTCGGAACCCCCTCGGAGGAAAAAGGCAACTTCAAGGCCCATTTGGTGACCGAAGGACATTTTAGCGAAACCAACCTAGCCCTTATGTCTCACGCAACCTCCGGAAAAAGCCGCGCACACTTTCGTTCCCTGGCTATGAGCACCAGAGATTTCTCATTTGTCGAAGGTAAAAAGAAGCCAATTTGGGGGCAGATTAAGGGACCTAATCCCTTAGGAGCAATGGGGGACTTGATCACTACTCTGGAAAAACTTCAGGAACATGGCCCCCTGGCAAACGGAGTGATATTAAAATGCGGCAAAGACCCTCTTGAAACACTTTCCGAGACAACAGCTCGCTTCGCCTTCTGCTCCACCAAAAAGATAAAGATCGATGACTTTCTTGAAGAGCTTTATCAAGCGGCCTACCAGATAGCAGAAAAAAGGAACCTTATATTTGTACACAAAATAACAGAAAGGGACATTTGGGAATTTTTCCCAAACAAACCAGCAGAGGACGCCTTGTTTGAGGTCATGACGTCCTTGCAAATGGACCCAGAAAAATTCCCTCCCGGGGAGTTCGATGGGGCTTCCGATGTAGGCAACGTTAGCCAAGTTTGCCCCACCGTCCACCCCCTAATATCCATAAGCGGGGGAAAAATCAAAAGACACACTCCCGAGTTCGCCGCGGCCACCAAGACAAAGGAAGCTCGCAGCGCCCTCGTAAAAGGGGCAGCTGCGTTAGCCCTTTTGGTAGTTCGGTTTCTATCGGACGAAGCCTTACAGAGAAAAATCAAAGAGCACTTCACAAAGGAGAGAAAGCTCTAA
- a CDS encoding electron transfer flavoprotein beta subunit (PFAM: Electron transfer flavoprotein domain~COGs: COG2086 Electron transfer flavoprotein beta subunit~InterPro IPR014730: IPR012255~KEGG: kol:Kole_1998 electron transfer flavoprotein alpha/beta-subunit~PFAM: Electron transfer flavoprotein alpha/beta-subunit~SPTR: Electron transfer flavoprotein alpha/beta-subunit) → MLIAVLVKQVPDSDEVKMDEEKGTMVRSGVGAIINPLDLHAIECAIDLREKFGGKVRVFSMGPPQAEEALREAVALGVDEVFLLTDPCFAAADTWATAKTLAAAIAKTGPYDLILAGEKATDGETGQVGPEVAVMLGLPFSTYVSQLDIEKDSAVVRRTVEDGVEIQRLPLPCLLTVLRDLNEPSMPTLAGKKKARRFDVVKWDHEKVGLNPEEVGLSGSPTRVVKIFYPKVTREGAFYKGKDLDKGIEHLLKELHSMGVLDGGKDNAEK, encoded by the coding sequence GTGCTTATTGCTGTATTGGTGAAACAAGTTCCTGATTCAGACGAAGTTAAGATGGACGAAGAAAAGGGTACTATGGTGAGGTCTGGAGTCGGAGCCATAATCAATCCTCTGGATCTTCACGCCATTGAGTGCGCTATTGATTTGAGGGAAAAGTTTGGAGGCAAGGTGAGAGTCTTTTCCATGGGCCCGCCTCAGGCCGAGGAGGCCTTAAGGGAGGCCGTTGCCCTTGGGGTTGATGAGGTGTTTTTACTTACTGACCCTTGTTTTGCGGCAGCTGACACGTGGGCTACAGCAAAGACCCTTGCAGCTGCGATAGCTAAAACGGGGCCCTACGACTTGATCTTGGCAGGGGAAAAAGCTACTGATGGAGAAACAGGCCAGGTGGGGCCTGAGGTGGCTGTCATGTTGGGCCTTCCCTTCAGCACGTATGTGAGTCAATTGGACATCGAAAAGGATTCTGCCGTAGTTCGAAGAACTGTGGAGGATGGTGTGGAGATACAGAGACTACCCCTGCCCTGCCTACTTACGGTCCTTAGGGACCTCAACGAGCCTTCGATGCCTACCCTTGCAGGTAAGAAAAAGGCCAGGCGTTTCGACGTTGTCAAATGGGATCACGAAAAGGTAGGCCTAAATCCTGAGGAGGTTGGACTTTCAGGTTCGCCCACGAGGGTAGTAAAGATCTTCTATCCTAAGGTTACTAGGGAAGGGGCCTTTTACAAAGGAAAGGATCTCGACAAGGGGATAGAGCATCTTTTGAAGGAGCTTCACTCCATGGGAGTTTTGGATGGAGGTAAGGATAATGCAGAGAAGTAA
- a CDS encoding hypothetical protein (KEGG: ser:SERP1492 accessory gene regulator protein C~SPTR: Putative uncharacterized protein): protein MYFFKFIALVLGVIMITLAPIIWTLKERFRTFLLTHILPEEQPFWLWVSGAISVLIVAITWYMEATTKVPFSWIITILVTLALPKSYFMLFQYEKTRKRILPLIKNDVLFFWGYSIFIYVLGVIILSLGMFSL from the coding sequence ATGTACTTTTTCAAGTTTATCGCTCTCGTTTTGGGAGTCATAATGATTACTTTGGCCCCTATAATATGGACACTCAAGGAAAGATTCAGGACTTTTCTGCTTACTCACATCCTGCCGGAAGAACAGCCCTTTTGGCTGTGGGTAAGCGGAGCAATAAGCGTCCTGATCGTCGCAATAACGTGGTACATGGAAGCTACCACAAAGGTTCCTTTCTCGTGGATCATAACTATACTGGTAACTTTAGCACTGCCCAAGAGCTACTTCATGCTTTTTCAATACGAAAAGACACGCAAAAGGATACTTCCATTAATAAAAAATGATGTTCTGTTCTTTTGGGGCTACAGCATTTTTATCTATGTTCTAGGAGTGATCATTTTATCCCTAGGTATGTTTTCCCTGTAG